In Dendropsophus ebraccatus isolate aDenEbr1 chromosome 14, aDenEbr1.pat, whole genome shotgun sequence, the following proteins share a genomic window:
- the LOC138771811 gene encoding olfactory receptor 2D2-like, whose protein sequence is MSVMNQTRVTEFFLLGFGNLHSFSVIFFILFLLMYIFTVFGNLLIIILVFTNVQLQTPMYYFLCHLSFSDLVVSTNIVPNMLGAVLLGGKMITYTGCIFQLYVFCSTTITECLLLSMMSYDRYLAICNPLRYFSIMDLKFRIGLSLWPWLLGFTLNLIAVLPVSNYNFCRDNIIDHFYCEVSPLQKLSCSDTTLVDMEVFLFSLPIFLIPCGFIIVTYVRIFLTIIKIPSTSGKQKAFSTCSSHLIVVGTFYGTLIAKYMIPSVGQTLLTNKMISLLHTLLTPLVNPIIYSLRNQDIKTGFRKTFGQKTFFIH, encoded by the coding sequence ATGTCTGTTATGAACCAAACAAGAGTGACTGAATTCTTTCTATTGGGTTTCGGAAACCTTCACAGCTTCAGTGTTATATTCTTCATTCTATTCTTGCTCATGTATATTTTCACAGTTTTTGGAAATCTTCTGATCATCATCTTGGTTTTCACCAATGTCCAGCTCCAGACCCCCATGTATTACTTCCTTTGTCATCTTTCCTTTTCTGACCTTGTGGTTTCCACCAACATTGTTCCCAACATGCTCGGTGCGGTTCTACTGGGGGGGAAAATGATAACTTACACTGGGTGCATCTTTCAATTGTACGTCTTCTGTAGTACAACCATTACTGAATGTCTTCTCCTCTCCATGATGTCCTATGACCGATACCTGGCCATCTGTAACCCACTGAGATACTTTAGCATCATGGACTTAAAGTTTCGTATTGGTCTGTCACTATGGCCGTGGTTGTTGGGTTTTACTCTTAATCTTATAGCAGTCTTGCCTGTATCAAACTATAATTTTTGCCGTGACAATATCATTGATCATTTCTATTGTGAAGTGTCTCCTCTTCAGAAACTTTCTTGCTCCGACACGACTCTTGTAGATATGGAAGTGTTTCTGTTTTCTTTGCCAATATTTCTTATTCCATGTGGTTTTATCATTGTAACCTATGTGCGTATCTTCCTCACCATAATAAAGATACCGTCCACATCCGGCAAACAAAAAGCTTTCTCTACTTGCAGTTCCCATCTTATTGTTGTTGGGACGTTTTATGGGACGTTAATAGCAAAATATATGATCCCATCTGTAGGACAAACTTTGCTTACTAATAAAATGATTTCCCTATTACATACTTTACTTACCCCCCTGGTTAaccctataatatatagcctcagAAACCAGGACATAAAGACGGGCTTTAGAAAAACTTTTGGACAAAAAACTTTCTTCATACactga
- the LOC138771812 gene encoding olfactory receptor 11L1-like, with product MSVMNQTRVTEFFLLGFGNLHSFSIIFFILFLLIYIFTVFGNLLIIILVSTNVHLQTPMYYFLSHLSFSDLVVSTNIVPNMLGAVLLGGKMITYTGCIFQFYVFCSTTITECLLLSMMSYDRYLAICNPLRYFSLMDLKFRIGLSLWPWLLGFTLNLIVVLPVSNYNFCRDNIIDHFYCDVSPLQKLSCSDTTLVDLEVFLFSLPIFLVPCGFIIVTYVRVFLTIIKIPSTSGKQKAFSTCSSHLIVVGTFYGTLIAKYMIPSVGQTLLTNKMISLLHTLLTPLVNPITYSLRNQDIKMGFRKTFRQKTFFIH from the coding sequence ATGTCTGTTATGAACCAAACAAGAGTGACTGAATTCTTTCTATTGGGTTTTGGAAACCTTCACAGCTTCAGTATTATATTCTTCATTCTATTCTTGCTCATCTATATTTTCACAGTTTTTGGAAACCTTCTGATCATCATCTTGGTTTCCACCAATGTCCATCTCCAGACCCCCATGTATTACTTCCTTAGTCATCTTTCCTTTTCTGACCTTGTGGTTTCCACCAACATTGTTCCCAACATGCTCGGTGCGGTTCTACTGGGGGGGAAAATGATAACTTACACTGGGTGCATCTTTCAATTTTACGTCTTCTGTAGTACAACCATTACTGAATGTCTTCTCCTCTCCATGATGTCCTATGACCGATACCTGGCCATCTGTAACCCACTGAGATACTTTAGCCTTATGGACTTAAAGTTTCGTATTGGTCTGTCACTATGGCCGTGGTTGTTGGGTTTTACTCTTAATCTTATAGTAGTCTTGCCTGTATCAAACTATAATTTTTGCCGTGACAATATCATTGACCATTTCTACTGTGACGTGTCTCCTCTTCAGAAACTTTCTTGCTCCGACACGACTCTCGTAGATCTGGAAGTATTTCTGTTTTCTTTGCCAATATTTCTTGTTCCATGTGGTTTTATCATTGTAACCTATGTGCGTGTCTTCCTCACCATAATAAAAATACCGTCCACATCCGGCAAACAAAAAGCTTTCTCTACTTGCAGTTCCCATCTTATTGTGGTTGGGACGTTTTATGGGACGTTAATAGCCAAATATATGATCCCATCTGTAGGACAAACTTTGCTTACTAATAAAATGATTTCCCTATTACATACTTTACTTACCCCCCTGGTTAACCCTATAACATATAGCCTCAGAAACCAGGACATAAAGATgggttttagaaaaacttttagaCAAAAAACTTTCTTCATACACTGA